The Pseudomonas orientalis genome contains a region encoding:
- the sctS gene encoding type III secretion system export apparatus subunit SctS: MEPIVLFKQGMLLVVVLTAPPLIVAVVVGVLTSLVQALMQVQDQTLPFGIKLVAVGVTLIMTGRWIGVELIQLINLTFDMIGRSALH, from the coding sequence ATGGAACCGATCGTATTATTCAAGCAGGGCATGCTGCTGGTGGTGGTATTGACGGCGCCGCCGCTGATCGTGGCTGTGGTGGTCGGGGTGCTGACCTCGCTGGTGCAGGCGCTGATGCAGGTACAGGACCAGACGTTGCCGTTTGGTATCAAGCTGGTAGCGGTGGGCGTCACGCTGATCATGACCGGGCGCTGGATTGGCGTGGAATTGATTCAACTGATCAATCTGACGTTCGACATGATCGGCCGCTCGGCCCTCCACTGA
- the sctR gene encoding type III secretion system export apparatus subunit SctR, which translates to MILQGLDPLVLALFLATLTLMPMLLIICTSFLKIVIVLMITRNAIGVQQVPPSMAINGIALAASLFIMAPVGYQIAESLKTSPLDTSNVQTVLQTGAEAIKPLRAFMLRNLDPDVLTHLLENTQRLWPAQMAQEVRREDLILLIPAYVLSQLQAGFEIGFLIYIPFVVIDLIVSNLLLALGMQMVSPMTISLPLKLLLFVMVSGWSRLLDSLFLSYL; encoded by the coding sequence ATGATACTTCAGGGGCTGGACCCCCTCGTCCTTGCGCTGTTTCTCGCCACGCTGACGCTGATGCCCATGCTGTTGATCATCTGCACATCGTTTTTGAAGATCGTGATTGTGTTGATGATCACCCGTAATGCCATCGGCGTGCAGCAGGTGCCACCCAGTATGGCGATTAACGGCATCGCGTTGGCCGCGTCGCTATTTATCATGGCACCGGTGGGCTACCAGATCGCTGAGAGTCTGAAGACTTCTCCATTGGACACGAGCAATGTGCAGACCGTGCTGCAGACAGGCGCAGAGGCCATCAAGCCGTTGCGTGCATTCATGCTGCGCAATCTCGACCCCGACGTACTCACCCATCTGCTGGAGAACACGCAACGCCTCTGGCCCGCGCAAATGGCTCAGGAGGTCCGGCGTGAAGACCTGATCCTGCTGATTCCCGCCTATGTCTTGTCGCAACTGCAGGCGGGCTTCGAGATTGGTTTTCTGATCTACATCCCCTTCGTCGTGATCGACCTGATCGTCTCCAATCTCTTATTGGCGCTGGGGATGCAGATGGTTTCGCCCATGACCATTTCCCTGCCGCTCAAATTGCTGCTGTTTGTAATGGTGTCCGGCTGGTCGCGGCTGCTCGACAGCCTGTTCCTTTCTTATCTCTGA
- a CDS encoding transcriptional regulator: protein MSVKGSADDYLKRQILIDDLVSGRPTHQQLGAGITLRSCDAGARKGVALHIANMALQSGQLERALERRFEQALAFDGYYIYLDKQSALVIWHALPTQRQALDNIISRMMALANLNALDLSATL from the coding sequence ATGAGTGTGAAGGGGTCGGCAGACGATTATCTGAAACGCCAGATACTTATCGACGACCTGGTGAGCGGCCGCCCCACTCACCAGCAACTGGGCGCGGGAATCACATTGCGTTCGTGCGATGCCGGCGCGCGCAAGGGTGTGGCGCTACACATCGCGAACATGGCCCTGCAATCGGGCCAGTTGGAACGGGCATTGGAGCGTCGCTTTGAACAGGCGCTGGCGTTTGACGGCTATTACATTTATCTGGACAAACAGAGCGCGCTGGTTATCTGGCACGCACTGCCCACCCAGCGCCAGGCGCTGGACAACATCATCAGCCGAATGATGGCCCTGGCCAACTTAAACGCGCTGGATCTCTCGGCTACCCTTTGA
- the sctT gene encoding type III secretion system export apparatus subunit SctT has product MLLYLEYLPSLIIAMARIYPCAFLVAAFSFQHIRGMPRHTIVMVMALIPAPGIHAALEGLDYSALMFAGLALKELALGILLGVLLSMPFWMFESVGALLDNQRGALAGGQLNPSLGPDATPVGHMLKQLAIFLLMVTLGLGALTQVIWDSYLIWPPTVWFPLPGPNGFSVFIALLGDTFTHMMLYAAPFIAVLLLLEFGIALLGVYSQQLQVSTLAPPLKSLAGIGILLLYFALLQDLMVGRMNLLGDLKHSLGLLFKVAMP; this is encoded by the coding sequence GTGCTGCTGTACCTTGAGTACCTGCCGAGTCTTATCATCGCCATGGCGCGCATTTATCCCTGTGCTTTTCTGGTAGCGGCCTTCAGCTTTCAACATATACGAGGCATGCCCCGGCACACGATTGTGATGGTGATGGCATTGATCCCCGCGCCAGGCATCCATGCCGCGTTGGAGGGCCTGGATTACTCGGCGCTCATGTTCGCAGGCCTGGCGCTCAAGGAGTTGGCCCTTGGGATATTGCTGGGCGTGTTGCTATCGATGCCGTTCTGGATGTTTGAGTCGGTGGGAGCGCTGCTGGATAACCAGCGAGGCGCATTGGCCGGAGGCCAGCTCAACCCATCCCTGGGCCCGGACGCGACGCCTGTCGGGCACATGCTCAAGCAGCTGGCGATTTTTCTGTTGATGGTCACGCTGGGGCTGGGTGCATTGACCCAGGTGATCTGGGACAGTTATCTGATCTGGCCGCCGACGGTGTGGTTTCCGCTGCCGGGGCCCAACGGTTTCAGCGTGTTTATCGCCCTGCTCGGGGATACGTTCACGCATATGATGCTCTATGCCGCGCCCTTCATCGCCGTGCTGCTGTTGCTTGAGTTCGGCATCGCGCTACTGGGGGTCTACAGTCAGCAATTGCAGGTGAGTACGCTGGCTCCGCCGCTCAAGAGCCTGGCGGGTATTGGCATTCTTTTGCTGTATTTTGCGTTGCTGCAGGACTTGATGGTGGGGCGTATGAACTTGCTGGGTGATCTCAAACATTCCCTCGGACTGTTGTTCAAGGTAGCGATGCCATGA
- the sctO gene encoding type III secretion system stalk subunit SctO, protein MSHSERLPGDIETLRRLRRYRADRAERALREAKRSQQALVAHIEQAQDTLEKTREEEARQSAQLLSEHQGQVVSFQALKSWGRKEQSLSAGTRREEGQLQQLQGQREQREVEVGLAQKHVTLCLRQVEKLQELANLLTQEAI, encoded by the coding sequence ATGTCCCATTCTGAAAGGCTGCCGGGTGACATCGAAACGCTGCGCCGTTTGCGCCGATACCGAGCAGACCGTGCCGAGCGTGCGCTGCGCGAAGCCAAACGATCACAGCAGGCGCTGGTTGCGCACATTGAGCAAGCGCAAGACACGCTTGAGAAAACCCGCGAAGAGGAGGCCCGGCAATCTGCACAACTGTTAAGTGAGCATCAGGGGCAGGTTGTGAGCTTTCAGGCGCTGAAGTCCTGGGGTCGCAAGGAACAAAGCCTGTCTGCCGGCACCCGGCGTGAAGAAGGGCAGTTGCAGCAACTGCAAGGCCAGCGAGAGCAGCGTGAAGTGGAAGTGGGTCTCGCACAGAAGCACGTCACCCTGTGCCTGCGCCAAGTGGAAAAACTGCAGGAACTGGCCAATTTACTCACGCAGGAAGCGATATGA
- the sctU gene encoding type III secretion system export apparatus subunit SctU gives MSDSGEKKHPASAKKLRDQRKKGQVSQSQDVSKLLVLTAISEIALYTAQRSLQRFEQMMVLPISRINQPFVRALEEVLFDGLVVFLSFALLAVGVAIATKLISSWLQIGFLFAPEALKLDFNRVNPMSQLKQMFSAQSVMNLLMSVAKAFLLGLIVYLVVWPSLDALINLANSDLQSYLLALIALFRHLLHACLGLLLVLALTDLTMQKYFFAKRMRMTQVEVTKEYKDMEGDPHVKGQRRSLAYQLAQEEPKVKLPKLEESDMLVVNPTHFAVALYYRRGKTPLPQLVAKGTDAQARKLIDRAKAAEVPVIQCVWLARTIYEKKLGAPIPRETLQAVALIYRTLRELDDEAKRETLTLPELEQR, from the coding sequence ATGAGTGACTCGGGGGAGAAAAAACACCCCGCCTCGGCCAAAAAACTGCGTGATCAGCGTAAGAAAGGCCAGGTCTCCCAAAGCCAGGATGTGAGCAAGTTGCTGGTGCTGACTGCCATCAGCGAAATCGCGCTGTATACCGCGCAGCGCAGCTTGCAACGGTTCGAGCAAATGATGGTGTTGCCGATTTCACGCATCAATCAGCCTTTTGTGCGCGCGCTGGAAGAGGTGCTGTTCGACGGGCTGGTGGTTTTCCTGTCGTTCGCGCTGTTGGCGGTCGGGGTAGCGATTGCCACGAAGCTGATCAGCAGCTGGCTGCAAATCGGGTTTCTATTCGCCCCTGAAGCGCTCAAGCTCGACTTCAATCGGGTCAACCCCATGAGCCAGCTCAAGCAAATGTTCTCCGCCCAGTCGGTGATGAACCTGTTGATGAGCGTGGCCAAAGCATTTCTCCTGGGGCTGATCGTGTATCTGGTGGTCTGGCCCTCTCTGGACGCTCTGATCAATCTGGCCAACAGCGACCTGCAAAGTTACCTCCTGGCACTGATTGCGCTGTTCCGCCATCTGCTCCACGCCTGTCTCGGATTGCTGCTGGTGTTGGCACTGACCGACCTGACAATGCAGAAGTACTTTTTCGCCAAGCGCATGCGCATGACCCAGGTCGAAGTCACCAAAGAGTACAAAGACATGGAGGGCGACCCTCACGTCAAGGGCCAGCGCCGCTCGCTGGCCTATCAGTTGGCCCAGGAAGAGCCGAAGGTCAAGTTGCCCAAGCTGGAAGAGTCGGACATGTTGGTGGTCAACCCGACCCACTTTGCCGTCGCCTTGTATTACCGTCGCGGCAAGACGCCGTTGCCGCAGTTGGTGGCCAAGGGCACGGACGCGCAGGCGCGTAAACTCATCGACCGTGCCAAGGCCGCTGAGGTGCCGGTCATCCAATGCGTATGGCTGGCCCGCACGATTTACGAGAAAAAACTTGGCGCGCCGATTCCGCGTGAGACGTTGCAGGCCGTAGCATTGATCTACCGTACCTTGCGTGAGCTTGACGATGAGGCCAAGCGTGAAACCCTCACGTTGCCGGAGCTTGAGCAGCGTTGA
- a CDS encoding FliI/YscN family ATPase, with protein MTGTLQERLEAWQQSQLTAFNGFAPVTVRGRIQRVNGMLMQCRLPQARIGDLCQVEKQPGDYMLAEIIGFDQQDAVLSALGNLEGVSVGAGVERLGVPHRVRVGHDLLGQVLDGFGRPIAGDGPSAFAEADTPDATPVLCEAPLPTERPRINRALATGVRSIDGLMTLGEGQRVGLFAGAGCGKTTLLAEIARNVDCDVIVFGLIGERGRELREFLDHELDDQLRAKAVLVCSTSDRSSMERARAAFTATALAEGFRRKGQRVLLLIDSLTRFARAQREIGLAAGEPLGRGGLPPSVYSLLPRLVERAGLTRKGVITAIYTVLIEQDSMNDPVADEVRSLLDGHIVLSRKLAERGHYPAVDVLASLSRILTNVAEPAHIKAGTALRRLLSAYQQIELMLKLGEYQAGNDALTDMAVDSRQAVDSFLRQDLREPSPLTTTMDQLTELTAYVPF; from the coding sequence GTGACCGGCACACTGCAAGAGCGCCTCGAGGCGTGGCAACAAAGTCAATTGACGGCGTTTAATGGCTTTGCGCCCGTCACGGTGCGCGGTCGCATACAGCGCGTGAACGGCATGCTGATGCAATGCCGGCTGCCCCAGGCACGTATCGGCGATCTATGCCAGGTTGAAAAACAACCTGGCGATTACATGCTTGCCGAAATCATTGGTTTCGATCAGCAGGACGCGGTGCTCAGCGCCCTGGGCAATCTGGAAGGCGTGAGCGTAGGTGCCGGCGTGGAGCGCCTGGGTGTGCCGCACAGGGTACGTGTGGGTCATGACCTGCTGGGTCAGGTGCTGGACGGTTTCGGCCGGCCGATTGCCGGCGACGGGCCCAGCGCGTTTGCCGAGGCGGATACGCCTGATGCGACTCCGGTGCTGTGCGAGGCGCCGTTGCCCACGGAACGGCCGCGTATCAACCGTGCATTGGCCACAGGTGTGCGTTCGATCGATGGCCTGATGACGCTGGGGGAAGGCCAGCGTGTCGGGCTGTTCGCGGGGGCAGGTTGTGGCAAGACGACTTTGTTGGCCGAGATCGCCCGTAATGTGGATTGCGATGTGATCGTGTTTGGCTTGATCGGTGAACGGGGCCGTGAACTACGCGAGTTCCTTGACCATGAACTGGATGATCAATTGCGTGCCAAGGCGGTGCTGGTGTGCTCCACCTCCGACCGTTCCAGTATGGAGCGTGCCCGCGCGGCTTTTACCGCGACGGCACTGGCTGAGGGGTTTCGGCGCAAGGGGCAGCGAGTGCTGCTGCTGATCGACTCCCTGACACGGTTTGCGCGAGCCCAGCGTGAGATCGGCCTGGCCGCGGGCGAGCCTTTGGGGCGAGGAGGTTTGCCGCCTTCGGTGTACAGCCTGCTGCCGCGCCTGGTGGAGCGGGCCGGGTTGACGCGTAAGGGGGTGATCACGGCCATCTACACGGTGCTCATCGAGCAGGACTCGATGAATGATCCGGTGGCCGATGAAGTCCGCTCGCTGCTGGATGGCCATATCGTGCTGTCACGCAAATTGGCCGAGCGTGGTCACTATCCGGCGGTTGACGTACTTGCCAGCCTGTCGCGGATTCTCACCAACGTCGCCGAGCCCGCGCATATCAAGGCGGGCACCGCGTTGCGGCGTCTGTTGTCGGCCTACCAGCAGATCGAGCTGATGCTCAAACTGGGCGAATACCAGGCGGGCAATGACGCCCTGACCGACATGGCGGTGGACAGCCGTCAGGCAGTCGACAGTTTCCTGCGCCAGGACCTGCGCGAACCTTCGCCTCTCACCACGACCATGGATCAACTGACGGAGCTGACCGCCTATGTCCCATTCTGA
- the hrpT gene encoding HrpT family type III secretion system protein, which yields MNHTLLYATLLGIVLLVTGCTPTCKGDSCSRPQSTKDKMVVWWPPQMRVEPGPAGERSDYQTISLER from the coding sequence ATGAACCACACACTGCTGTACGCCACTTTGCTGGGCATCGTATTGCTTGTCACTGGTTGCACACCTACTTGCAAAGGCGACTCCTGCTCACGCCCGCAATCGACCAAGGACAAGATGGTCGTCTGGTGGCCACCCCAGATGCGCGTCGAACCCGGGCCCGCCGGCGAACGCTCAGATTATCAAACGATCTCTCTGGAACGATGA
- a CDS encoding type III secretion system HrpP C-terminal domain-containing protein: MTPIPANTPERQRRRDSREERVHEVDALVPWEQRQLFTQLFGGDDEGSGRSASQAEMKGSSDLVMVQALTEQLLPRLQSVSTLPLSVAMYLPRLGRINASIRRKKAGWDIELEAQQLTTASWLHDVRQQCERRLAESLALPVELYVANSAPA, encoded by the coding sequence ATGACTCCGATCCCGGCCAACACGCCTGAACGCCAGCGTCGACGCGACTCCCGTGAGGAACGGGTTCACGAAGTGGACGCCTTGGTGCCCTGGGAACAACGACAACTCTTCACGCAATTGTTCGGTGGTGACGATGAGGGCTCGGGACGTAGCGCCTCACAGGCCGAAATGAAGGGGTCGAGTGACCTCGTCATGGTCCAGGCGTTGACGGAGCAATTGCTGCCGCGGCTGCAAAGCGTTTCAACATTGCCGCTGTCGGTGGCCATGTACTTGCCTCGCCTTGGGCGGATCAACGCCAGTATTCGTCGAAAAAAGGCTGGATGGGATATCGAGCTGGAGGCGCAGCAGCTAACAACGGCAAGTTGGCTCCATGACGTACGCCAGCAGTGTGAGCGCAGGCTCGCCGAAAGCCTGGCGTTACCGGTGGAGCTGTACGTGGCAAATTCGGCGCCGGCATGA
- a CDS encoding FliM/FliN family flagellar motor switch protein encodes MMLPSLALRTVRADAVAARRRLGRGLRMPFQVAEQRGELRLEPGTEPAGAQSLCFETTCGVLAFSEPGPQLSLMGECPVTLAQTGNDPDSWFWALLQHYLSPQIRDLFGYMRLLDTGRPEGFGCRLSVSLGASRAMGYVWLSAESFLALCEAAPWRSIAAPLPGRLQLAIAVTLGRVGLTIAQVRSLRNGDVLVPELALFQAQGSGYIQVGRHRLRGCIDDENGTMRLTLSSIEDTSVDENFAPHPYSEDAQDEPVVDIFGHEPFDELSMGLNVRCGTLNLTLGELRNLGPGSVLGITGYAPGLAGLYYGDRPIGQGQLVEVDGRLGLQLSRVLFGR; translated from the coding sequence ATGATGTTGCCCTCTCTGGCCTTGCGCACGGTGAGGGCTGATGCAGTGGCTGCCCGGCGACGATTGGGACGCGGGCTGCGTATGCCGTTCCAGGTTGCTGAGCAGCGTGGCGAATTGCGCCTCGAGCCTGGCACCGAGCCGGCTGGCGCTCAGTCTTTATGCTTCGAAACCACCTGTGGGGTATTGGCGTTCAGTGAGCCGGGGCCGCAATTGAGCTTGATGGGCGAATGCCCGGTGACATTGGCCCAGACCGGCAACGATCCGGATTCCTGGTTCTGGGCCTTACTTCAGCACTATCTGAGCCCGCAGATACGTGACCTGTTTGGTTATATGCGGCTGCTGGATACCGGTCGCCCCGAGGGCTTCGGCTGCCGGCTCAGCGTGTCCCTGGGCGCTTCGCGGGCCATGGGCTACGTGTGGTTGAGCGCTGAGAGCTTCCTCGCGTTGTGCGAAGCTGCCCCATGGCGTTCCATCGCCGCACCGCTGCCGGGGCGGCTTCAACTGGCGATTGCCGTAACCCTGGGGCGCGTGGGCCTGACCATCGCTCAGGTACGCAGCCTGCGCAACGGTGATGTGCTGGTCCCTGAACTCGCCCTGTTCCAGGCGCAGGGCAGCGGGTATATCCAGGTTGGCAGGCATAGGTTGCGGGGCTGTATTGACGATGAAAACGGCACCATGCGCCTGACCCTTTCTTCTATCGAGGACACGTCTGTGGACGAGAATTTTGCACCGCACCCTTACTCCGAGGATGCGCAGGATGAACCCGTTGTGGATATCTTTGGTCACGAGCCATTCGATGAGTTGAGCATGGGGCTGAATGTTCGCTGCGGCACGCTGAATCTCACGCTGGGCGAGTTGCGCAACCTGGGCCCTGGCTCCGTGTTGGGCATTACCGGTTACGCGCCTGGCCTGGCGGGCCTGTATTACGGCGACCGGCCGATTGGACAGGGCCAGTTGGTGGAGGTGGACGGTCGCCTGGGGTTGCAGTTGTCCCGCGTGCTTTTCGGCCGATGA